The genomic window ACCTTGGGGTGCTCGAATAAGGCGAGAAGCTCACGCGAAGGAGGTTCCTCGGGTAGGACATCCAAGGCCACGCCCTCTAGGATCCCTTCTTCCAGGGCCCAGCGAAGAGCCGCAGCTTGTACCAGCTTGCCCCTTGCGGTGTTCACCAGATAGCTACCTCGAGGCATGAGGGCCAGGAGCTCCCTCCCTACTAACCCCTGGTTTTCTGGGTTAAGGGGGAGGTGGAGGGAGACTACCTGGCTTTCCTGGAAGACATGGGCCAACTCCTGGACCCGCTCCACACCCTCAGGCCAAGGGGAAGCCCAGGGATCGTAAGCCAAGACCCTTTGGAAAAGATCCTTTCCTTTCCAGGCTACCCTGCGGCCGATCTTGCCCAGTCCTACCACGCCTAAGGTGAGCTGGGAAGCTCTCGGAACAAGGCCTGCAACCCTATGGTCCCAGTACCCTTGGCGGACCAACTGATTTTGGGGGACGATGCGGCGGAGAAGGGCCAAGATGAGGGCCAAAGCATGCAGGGCCACCTCCTCTGTTCCATAATCTGGCACGTTCGCTACCCAGATTCCCAACTCCCGGGTGGCCTCTAGGTCCACGTTGTCCACGCCCACCCCGTAGCGGCTGATCACCTTTACTTGCGGCATGCGCGCAAGGAGCTGGCGGGTTATAGGCGTGTATTGGACGATAAGGGCTTGAGCATCTTGAGCCACACTCGGAAGGGATTCCGGGCTCGGAGCCAGGACCACTCGGAATCCTTCCGCTTTTAGGACCTGAGCCTCCACTTCGACCTCCCCCCAAATGGAATCCGTAACCACGACTTTGCGATTCATAACGCCTTAGTACTTGGTTGCCCCTGCGGTCAGTCCGGCCACGAAGTAGCGGGTGAGGAAGGCGAAGAGAAGCAGGACGGGAATGGCGGCTAGAAGAGCTCCAGCCATGAGGGGGCCCCAAAAGAAGACATCTCCTCGTACCATTTCGGTGACCAGTCCTACAGGAAGAACTTTTTCCGTGCTACGAGAAACGAAGGCCATAGCGTATATCATGTGTCCCCAGGAGAGGGTGAAGGCGAAGAGGGTAACGGTCACTAGCCCTGGGCTGGCCACGGGGAGGACCACAGTCCAGAGGGCCCGGAGGCGGCTGGCGCCGTCCACCATGGCCGCTTCTTCCAGTTCCCTGGGGATGCCCTTGAGGTAGCCCATGAGGAGCCAGGTGGCGAAAGGGACGGTGAAGGTAGGGTAGGCAGCCACCAGGGCGCCGAGGCTGTCGAAAAGCCCCCAGGAGACCATGGTGCGGGCCAAGGGGATGAAGAGGAGGGTAGGTGGCACGAGGTAGGCCAGGAAGACGCCTAAGGCCAAGCCGTTTTGTCCGGGGAAGGTGAGGCGGGTGATAGCGTAGGCGGCGGGAACACTGACAAAGAGGGTGATGAAGGTGACGGTGGTGGAAACGAGAAGGGAGTTTTTGAGCCAAATGGGAAAGTTGGAGCCTTGGAGGAGGGAGGTAAAGTGTTCCAGGGTGATGCCGTCGCGGACCCAAAGGGGCATGGCGGTGATGTCGTAGAGTTCCCGGTTGCTCTTCAAGGCGGTGAGGGCCATCCAGTAGAAAGGGAAGAGGAGGAAGAGAAGGGTGAGGAGGACGAAGAGCCAGGCGAGGGCGAGCCGAAGGTTTTGGGAGGCTCGGTGGGACCTAAGCATACTCTTCTCCTCTGCGGATGAGACGCAGGGTGAGGTAAGCAGCGATGGCTAGGACCGGGAAGATAAAGAGGGCGATGGCGGCCCCCTTGCCGATGAGGGTGCCTTGGAGGCCCACTTGGAAGGCGTAGGTGGCAAAGAGGTGGGTCATGTTCATGGGACCTCCCCGCGTGAGGATGTAGATGATCTCAAAGTCAGCCACGGTCATCACGGTGGAGTAGAGGACCACCAGGCCCAGGAGGGGTTTCAGGAGAGGGAGGGTGATATACCAGAAGCTTTGCCAGGGCCTTGCTCCGTCCACCTCGGCGGCCTCGTAGAGTTCGCGGGGTATGGAGAGGAGGCCGGCGAGGAAGACGATGGCGAAGAAGGGGAGTCCTCGCCAGACGTTAACTAGGATGACGGAAACACGGGCCCAGAAGGAGTCGCTGAGCCAGGGAACAGGGTCCTGTCCCAGGTTTCTTAGTCCCCAGTTGAGGACGCTGTAAAGGGGGTCGAACATCCACCACCAGGCTAGAGCGGTGATGGAGATGGGCACCACCCAGGGCAGGAGCATGAGGGTGCGGGCCCAGCCTGCGCGCAGCCCCAAGGCCGCCAAGGCCAAGGCCAAGGCGAGGCCCAGGATGGTTTTGAGGCCTACGGCGGTGACTGTGTAGACGAAGGCGTTTCTGGCGGTTTGCTGAAAAGTGGTGTCTTGTAGGAGCTCGCGGAAGTTGGCCAGGCCTACGAACTCTCCACCTGCCCCGATGCGCTCGTTGGTGAGGCTCAGGTAAAGGGCGTAGGCTAAGGGGTAGGCGATGAGGCCTCCCAGGACCAGGATGAGAGGGAGAATAAGGAGGAGGGCCAAGCCCCGGTCTCCTTGGAGCCAAGGGGCCCTCCTCTTTCCTACTGCTTCCACATGTTGCGCCATGGGCCTAGCTGCGGTACCTGGCCCTAAGCTCGCGCTCGGCCCAGCGGATGGCTTCGGCGGTGGGGGTACCGGTTACCGCCCGGGCGAACATCTGGGGGATGATGAACTCGACATAAACCAGCTGGGCCCCCTCGCCTGCGGGACCGGGCCAGCCGGGTATGGCCAGGGTTTCCCGGACGGGTTCATAGTGGCGTAGAGCGCGTTCTTGCCGCCAGTAAGGAAGCTGGGTGTAACGGCGGAGGAAGGGCTGGTTGTAGCCCATGGAGGCTTCCACCTGGCGGGCCACGTTCTCCGGTTGAAGGAGATGGCGGATGAGGTCCTTGGCCAGTTCAGCGTTAGGGGAAAAGTTCCAGATGCCAAAGCTCAGGGGGTTGGTACTGCGGAACCTGCCCCTGGGTCCCCGGGGCAGAGGGAGGTGGTCGATGTCGGCTGCGATGGGCAGGTTCTGCAGCTTGGCCGTGGCCCAGATGCTGGGTGGGTTGGGGGTCCAGGAGCCCACACCGGATAGCATGAAGCGGTTGTTGTCGGCATCGTCCCAGCCCAAGACTTCCCGAGGCATGAGAGGGAAGAGGCGCTTCACGTACTCAATGGCGGCGGCGGTCTCGTCGGAGTCGATAACCACCTCGCCCCTTTCGTTGACCGTCCGGCCTCCGAAAGCCCAGAGGATGGGATAAAGGCCGTCGTTGGCATCGAAGGTCTGGCTGATGGCGATGCCCACCGGGGTGCCCTGGCGATGGAGCCTTTCGGCAACGGTCAGGAAGGTGTTCCAGTCCAGCCCAGCCACAGCATCCGGGCTCATGCCCAAGCGAGCGAAATGGCGCACGTTGATGTTGGCCGGTAGGCTCCAGTGGTACCAGGGCACTCCGTACCAACGCCCTTCCACAAAGCCCACGTAGCGGGCAATGGGAAGCCAGGGCCCGTGCTCCCGTTCCACGGCGGTAGCCACATCGTCTAAGGGCAACAGAGAGGATCGGTACAAGGCGGCATCGAAGTTGCGGAGCTGCACGATATCGTGTCCGGACCGGGCGGCAGCTTCTGCGGCCAGCCGGGCGGGAATGTCCCGGGAAGCCAGGAAGTCTACTCTTGCGGCAACCCCTCGCTGGGCTGCCCAGGCCGCTACCTGGCGTTCCAGCTCAGGATTAAAAGAGGGAACGAAGTGGCTCTGGTGAAGCATCGTCACCGTCCGGGGTTGAGCTTTGACTGGTCCCACGAAGAAGGAGTACCCAAGCACAGCCCCAGCTGCCTTTAGCAAAGTGCGGCGGGTGATGAGCCTTTCTCCTTCTAACCGGATGAGCTTCTCTCCTATAACCTTGGCCTTTGGCATAGGCATCCCTCCTTTTTGGCTAGTTTCAAGGTTAGGGGGTGTATGGTCGGGTGTCAAGTGTTTGTTCCTACTATATAGGATGTAAGCTCTTTTAATGGGACACATCTGTAATTGGCCACTACATTTGAGACACCTTGGGGAACCGACCCCTCCTGCATCCTAGCCAGAAACTCCAAGGGAGCAAGACCACCCAGGGCCCTGTGGGGTCTCCTGCGGTTGTAGTGGTCAAGGTAGGCCTTGAGCTCCGCCTGGAGCTCCCTAACCCCCGTGGGCAAAGGTCGGGTGCAAAACTCCTCCCTAAAGGTCCGCTGTAGCCGCTCCACGTGCCCGTTGAGCTTGGGGCTCCGGGGAGGCAGCACAAAAAGGGCAATCCCCAAGCGTCGGCAAGTCTCCTCAAACTCCGCCATGTACTCGCTACCCCCATCCACACTGTACCGCACGGATGGGGAATGGCGCCTCGGCCACCAGTCGGGACAGAAACGCCCCAGCCACCCTCGCCGTGGCCCGGCCATGCACCTCCCCCAGGGCATAGCGGCAACAAAGGTCTACCGCCGAAAACTGCCGCACCACCTCCCCAGGCCCCAGGGTCACCCCCAAGGTGTCCACCTGGACCAGATCCCCAGGAGCCTGGACCTCGTACCCCCGGGGCTTCCTGCGGGCGTAGGGTCTCCTACCTCTCCCCCTGGCCTTCCCTCTCCCCCTCCTAGCCAGAAAGCGGGCCACGCCCTCCACCCGTCCTCTCCCCTCAAGGTAGGCCAGGATACGGCCCACCGTGCGTTCGCTCACCGCATAACCCCCCTTCCGGAGCGTCACCCAGATGGGCCATCGCCCCCAGGTGGGGTTCGCCTTCCTCAGCTCTTCCACCCGGAGAAGAAGCTCCGGCCTCCAGTGCCTCTTTCCCCGTGCACGCTTGGGGCGGCGGGACTTGGGCTTGAGCCCGGCTAGCCCCTCCTCCCTCAAAGCCCTTTCCCAACGGTAGTAGGTGGGCCGGCTGATGCCCAAAAGCCCCTGGATCTCATCCCAGCCCCGCCCGCTCGCCCGCAGGGCTTTGGCCAACTTCACCTTGCGCAGCCGTTCCTGGACATCCGGGTCGCCTGCCCCCGCTTCGGCCAGTCTCGTCCCTTGGCTAGCCCCTCGCCATAGCGTTTGGCCAATCGTAGTAAGCTGCATCTGGGGAACCTCCGCTACAGGGTCGGTTCCCCATCTTTTTATCCCACTCGGTGTCTCACATGTGTCTGTCCGGGTTCAGGCGGCTTTTCCCAACCCCGCCGAGGATCCATCCCCCTGGCCCGGCCAAACCGTTAGTATGGGGGCAAATGCGGGTAGCCCTCTTCATCACCTGCCTGGCCGACCAGTTCTACGCGGAAGCGGGAGTGGCCACGGTACGCCTCCTGAGGGCTTTAGGGGTGGAGGTGGACTTCCCCGAGGAGCAGACCTGCTGCGGCCAGCCCGCCTTCAACGCCGGCCACTGGAACGAGGCCCGGCACCTGGCCCAGCGGACCCTAGGCATCTTCCAGGATGCCGAGTATGTGGTCCTGCCCTCAGGAAGCTGCGCCAGCATGGTGAAAAACCACTACCTCGAGCTCCTTCCCGGGGACGGGGAGGCCCTTAGGCTTTCGGAGAAGACCTACGAGCTATCCCAGTTCCTGGTGCGGGTGCTGGGGGTGACCGAGCTGGGGAAGGGACTTCAGGGGAAAACCATAGCCTACCACCACGGCTGCCACGCCTTAAGGGAGCTTGGGGTCAAGGAGGAACCCC from Thermus tengchongensis includes these protein-coding regions:
- a CDS encoding carbohydrate ABC transporter permease, whose amino-acid sequence is MALLLILPLILVLGGLIAYPLAYALYLSLTNERIGAGGEFVGLANFRELLQDTTFQQTARNAFVYTVTAVGLKTILGLALALALAALGLRAGWARTLMLLPWVVPISITALAWWWMFDPLYSVLNWGLRNLGQDPVPWLSDSFWARVSVILVNVWRGLPFFAIVFLAGLLSIPRELYEAAEVDGARPWQSFWYITLPLLKPLLGLVVLYSTVMTVADFEIIYILTRGGPMNMTHLFATYAFQVGLQGTLIGKGAAIALFIFPVLAIAAYLTLRLIRRGEEYA
- a CDS encoding ABC transporter substrate-binding protein, whose amino-acid sequence is MLHQSHFVPSFNPELERQVAAWAAQRGVAARVDFLASRDIPARLAAEAAARSGHDIVQLRNFDAALYRSSLLPLDDVATAVEREHGPWLPIARYVGFVEGRWYGVPWYHWSLPANINVRHFARLGMSPDAVAGLDWNTFLTVAERLHRQGTPVGIAISQTFDANDGLYPILWAFGGRTVNERGEVVIDSDETAAAIEYVKRLFPLMPREVLGWDDADNNRFMLSGVGSWTPNPPSIWATAKLQNLPIAADIDHLPLPRGPRGRFRSTNPLSFGIWNFSPNAELAKDLIRHLLQPENVARQVEASMGYNQPFLRRYTQLPYWRQERALRHYEPVRETLAIPGWPGPAGEGAQLVYVEFIIPQMFARAVTGTPTAEAIRWAERELRARYRS
- a CDS encoding C-terminal binding protein, with translation MNRKVVVTDSIWGEVEVEAQVLKAEGFRVVLAPSPESLPSVAQDAQALIVQYTPITRQLLARMPQVKVISRYGVGVDNVDLEATRELGIWVANVPDYGTEEVALHALALILALLRRIVPQNQLVRQGYWDHRVAGLVPRASQLTLGVVGLGKIGRRVAWKGKDLFQRVLAYDPWASPWPEGVERVQELAHVFQESQVVSLHLPLNPENQGLVGRELLALMPRGSYLVNTARGKLVQAAALRWALEEGILEGVALDVLPEEPPSRELLALFEHPKVLLTPHMAWYSQASERELRRTAALNILHWAQTGRPLYPVTETPHG
- a CDS encoding (Fe-S)-binding protein; protein product: MRVALFITCLADQFYAEAGVATVRLLRALGVEVDFPEEQTCCGQPAFNAGHWNEARHLAQRTLGIFQDAEYVVLPSGSCASMVKNHYLELLPGDGEALRLSEKTYELSQFLVRVLGVTELGKGLQGKTIAYHHGCHALRELGVKEEPLLLLKNSGAEILPWEAAEECCGFGGLFSVKLPEVSLAMADRKISTLPKADALTSTDAGCLLHLTGRMGKQGRNMRVVPLATLLWEAYAG
- a CDS encoding carbohydrate ABC transporter permease: MLRSHRASQNLRLALAWLFVLLTLLFLLFPFYWMALTALKSNRELYDITAMPLWVRDGITLEHFTSLLQGSNFPIWLKNSLLVSTTVTFITLFVSVPAAYAITRLTFPGQNGLALGVFLAYLVPPTLLFIPLARTMVSWGLFDSLGALVAAYPTFTVPFATWLLMGYLKGIPRELEEAAMVDGASRLRALWTVVLPVASPGLVTVTLFAFTLSWGHMIYAMAFVSRSTEKVLPVGLVTEMVRGDVFFWGPLMAGALLAAIPVLLLFAFLTRYFVAGLTAGATKY